The genomic stretch GCAGGCATAGAGGATCAATTATATGCACAAATGAATACGGGAATACTAATAAATTCACTTGTCCTTATCACGGCTGGTCTTATGATATTAGGGGGAGATTAATTGGAGTGCCTTTACGTGATAAGATCTATAAAAATTTAGATATGAATAAATGGGGATTGTTAGAAATATATGTGCAGTTTTATGAAAACCTAATATTTGCAAGTATTAATCCGGAAGTAGAACTATACGACTATCTAGGTGAGGCTAGATACTATTTAGATATAATCTTCAAATTAACTGGAGGTATGAAACCAGTTAACGTGCCAATTAGATTTATAGCAGATTTTAACTGGAAGATAGGAGCGGAGAATTTCTCGGAAGATAGGCTTCATACGCTGACAACACATAAAAGTGTCGTAGATTTTGGATTAGCAAGTCCCATATCTAGATTCGGTTATATATCCCCTGGTAAGGATGAAGTTTCCATAGCAGACTTGAAAACTGTTTCAGGTAAGTTTATAGGAGCGTTTGGGTTCAGATTTGCCCCTGGAGAGCACATTAGAGGCTATTTTGGTTTTAATATTAATTCTTCATCTTTAAAAGATGATCCTAGAATAGATGTTTTGAAAAGAGTATCACACACGGTATTTACAATATTTCCTAATCTTTCTGGTTTTATATCAGCAGATTCTACAGATGATCCTACTTCTACTAAGCCTAGATATCCAGTTTCCTTACTTAGATTATGGAATCCAATAGCTCCAGACAAAACTGAGGTGTGGACGTGGGTAATAGTACCTAGAGAAACTAGTGATGAAATAGCTAAAAGAGTTTATGAAATTACTTTATCGCATTTTGGTCCTAGTGGAGCAGCTGAAGAGGACGACGTTTCCATATGGCGGGGAATAACTAAGGTGGCTGGTGGTTATTTCTCAAGACATGCAGTTACAAATCTAAAAGCTGGAAGTGAAAAGGACTTACCTAGATTAGAAAATTGGAATGGTCCAGGAATAGTTAGACCCACGCAGTTCCATGAGGAATGTCAAAGAACGTTTTGGAAAGCATGGATAGAGCGAATGGTGGAAGAATAACATGAATCCGATTGAACTCTTTTATAAGGCTTATAATTTCGAAATTATGGAGGCCGAGATCCTTGATGAAGAGAATTATGATAGTTGGCTTAAATTATTAGATGAAGACTTTGAGTATGTTGTAGCTTTAGGAAATTTTATTCAAGGTAAGAAATTGAGTTTTGAGAAAAATTCTCAACTCTTCAAGGCAGACAAGAATAAGTGGAGGGTATTCATAGATAGGCTAAAATCAGACTATGGATGGGCTTATCAATACTCGCAAACAAGGTTAAGAAGAATAGTAAGCAATATTAGAATAGCTGATTTTAGTGAAGATAAAAAGATAATAAATGTAAATAATAATATCATAGTACTAAGAATAAATGGGGAAGAGCAAGTCCAACAACCAATAATAATTTCAGGGAAAAGAGAAGATAGTCTAGCGTTACACAATGACGAAATAAGACTAAAGAAAAGAATAGTATATCTTGATCACTCAAGCTATCCATCGTATAACCTATACTTCCCACTATGAAATATATACCTTATTTAAATCCTTTCTACTTAATTATTGTTATTATGAATATGACCAACATTAGTATTGTATGGAAAATCTTAGTATTAAATAATTTTTAAAAAGCGTAAGTTTTAATTGAAAGTCTTCATAGTATCATCATAATGGTATTTATATTTCTATATTAAAACAATGTATACAATAACTTTATCTTAGCGTCATCTCTAGCTAGAGATAAACTCCGCTAATGAATTTATAACATAATGGGGACATTATCAAAGTCTTCACTAAATATTGTCAAATCTTATTTTATGCCATAAAATATTGAATAAATATTTATGGAATCTTTCATAAGAAGAGTAGCATGCATGATTCTCCTAGGTGCTAAACTATTTACAAAAATAATTTCAAAAATAATTCTTTTAATTTAGAATTAGAAAAGAGTTAGGTAAGGAATTAGCACTATCCTAGGAATGGGAAAGATTATAACTACTCCTTTTCCAACAGCCCTTAACAATCGAGTTAACTCTTCACTGGAAATTTCAATACTCAATAGTTTTTAAAAAATATACTGCAACGACTATAAAATTGCTATCTTAGATCCATCTAATCTTATCTTTTATCATTAAAATATGAACAAATATTAATTGAATTGCTTATAAGAATAATAAATTTTATAATTCACCAAAAAAGTTCTAAATAGTTTTACCATCTTCATGTCATAATAACAGTTTTAAGATTAGGAAATTTAGCTTGCATTTTCAGTGAATCTAATTCATGAATTCACATTCTAGGTAAAAGATTTCACTTTTCAAAAGGAGTATAGCTATGATCTAGAAAAGTCTCTTAATAACGTAACGGCTCATCAGGGTTATTTCCAAAATTCTATTTATATAACTGGATATACTATATTTCATTAGTATTGTTTAAACATCATTTGAATTAATTAACTAATTAAAACTTATTAATCTATATAGTATCATTATTTTTATGAAATCCCTCATAGACCTTTCCAGACCCAAAAGAATCATAAGGATAATCCCAATAGTATTCTTTCTATATTTGATAAATTTTCTAGATAGAGTTAATATCTCATATGCTATTGATGCAAGAATGTTTCAATATTTAGGTGTATCTTCATCTCAAGTTGGAATAGTAGCATCACTTGCATCAGCACTCTTCTTCGTTGGGTATTTTATTCCCCAAATATTTTCTAACTTAGGAATTAATAGATACGGTGTTAGGAAGATATTTGCAATAGCATTTACTGCATGGGGTATAATAACAATATTGACAGGTTTTGTAACAGCTGTGGTACAAGTTTATGTGTTGAGATTCCTTTTAGGTATTGCTGAGGGACCCTTTTATGCTGGAGTAATATTTTATTTAAGTATTTGGTTTCTTAAGCCAGAAAGGGCAACGGCTAATAGTTTGTTTAATGCCGCAATACCTATTTCTGGTATAATCGGTGGCCTAATAGCCGGGTCGATTTTTGCGGTTTATGGAGATTATCCTGGATGGAGATATTTATTCTGGTATGAGGGTATTTTAGCCTTAATAGGAGCATTAATAGCCTATTTTCTTCTAACTGATTTTCCTAAGGACGCTAAATGGCTAAGTGAAGAGGAAAGGGAAGCCTTAGAGAGAGCTAAGGCGGAGGAAGAGGTCGAAAAGGTTAAGGTTAGTTGGGTCTCTGCGTTAGCTCATAGAGATGTAATACTATTGGCAATAGTTTACTTTTTAGGAGTTACAAGCCTTTACGGATACTCTATCTGGTTACCCAGCATCATAAGTGCTATAGCTAAAGTTAATGCTAGTATAGCGAGCTTTTTATCAGTTATTCCTTATGTTATTGCCTCAATTTCACTAATTATAATAGCCTGGTATGCTGATAAACATCAGAATCACAAGATTATTACCTCAATTGTTTTCGTGATAGCTGGATTAGGATTAGCGTTAAGCGCGGCAACAGAGAGTATTTTTATTATCTCATTTATACTTTTCGCAATAGCTGCAATTGGAATATACAGTTTTATAGCTACATTTTGGGCAGTTCCTCAGAAGTTTTTACATGGTGATGCAGCTGCAGCAGCAATAGGCCTTATAAATGCAGTAGGTAACTTAGGAGGAATTGCTGGACCGATAATTGTTGGCTTTTTGAAATCTTATACTGGGTCTTTCGTAGACGGTGTTTACGCTATGGCTTTATTTTCATTCTTAGCGGGCATAGTAATGATTTTGGTTAAAAAAGAATAAATTACTCTACGTTTTATCGTAAATATAAATCTTTTTTAAGACTATATTAATCTCTTTTATTTTCTTAATTACACTTCCTTAAAGGTTAAGGTCAGCATAAGTCTGCTCATAAGTCATAAGCTTTAGGAAGATAGTTATCTAATTTCACTTATCCTTACTTAAGAGTAAAAGCGTTGTTTGAAAAAGAAATAACTCAGATTACAAATAAGTTAAGAAAAGACTTTGGTTACCTTATTAGTTTTATAGATGAAATTTAATAGAGCTACAAATAGAGAGAAAGAGTTCAGCTTTCACCATGACTAGTCATCATTTTTAACCACTATTACTTATTCAGCCTTATCATCTTTCTCGTATGTAAGGAAGTATGAAAACATCCCAAATACGTTTATGCGTATTTCTAATTTGTAGTAGAGTGTGTCCAACTATATTGTTAGTTTAATATTTATCATATAAATTAAAGAAAATCCTTTCAATTTAACGTAGGATTTTATAAAAAATTTTGCATTAATAAATAATTTTTTGTTAGAAAAGACACTAACAAGATGAGACTATCTAGATTTTTTAACTAAATCTGAAACAAATGAAATTGTTGGACACACAGTTGTAGTGAGCACGAAAGCTTTTTTCTTTTATAAACAAAGTGTGAAATCATGACTGTAGATTTTGGTATTTATCACCATTCTACCAAAGAGGAATCGGAATCACTAAGGAAAGTGATAAGGCAGCTTTTTATTAACGCTTTTATGAAAATTGGAATACATAAGTATAGAGAGATTAGGGTCTTAGATGTAGGATGTGGATTAGGGTTTCTTAGTTATGTTGTTGCTGACTATTTTCCTAGGGCTAGGGTCTTAGGGATAGATACGTTTGAAGATTCGAGTCTTCCAGGTTCTAGTATAGAAAAAGCTAAGGAAAATATGTGTAAACTTAAGATTGACAATAGGGTAACATTTAAGTCCTTAAGTGTATTAGACATTACACCAGATTTAGGGTATTTTGACTTAGTAGTATCTAACTTGGTTTTGCATAACTTGGGAGAGAAGAGGTTTGAAGCTTATGAGAAGATTTCAAAAGTCATGGATAATAATTCCTTTTTCATTAACGGAGACTTATTCATGGGAGAATTTGAAAAAATGTTTCAAATAGATATGAGTAGAATAAATAAAACATTTCAACTGCAATATTACGATAAAATAAAACTATCGTCATCTATTGCTTATTACTTGACTGTGCTTAAATTAAAAGTGTAAATTATAGTTAAGGAAGGCAAGACTTTAATGTTGAGCTAGGTTAATATAACTCCTACTAATAAGAAGATTAATATGGGTATTTCAATCGTTAATTCAATATTATATAAATATAATTTTCTTGGTACTGAGTTTTTACAGAAATAAAATGCTATCTCTCTAGTAATAAAATTTGCTAAAAAGAAGATAATGAAACCTAAATTAATTAAATAGTTTGCTACAATCATTTCTATCGGCGACATTTCTATAATTGAATTTGCTAGTGACCATTTTATTACATTAGACAACAATGGTTTCATACTACCACTGTAATGTAAAAAGTTACTACTGCTACACACAATTTTCATCATAATACTTGCTAATATAAGGTTTAGTAGTATTAATTTAGATATAGGGTCATGAGGTATTATAACTAATAACGATATAATTATGCCTATCAGATAATAACATATCGTGATAACTAGGGGTAACAAGTACGATTCTAATCTCTTATTAAACGAATAAAAATAGGAAGAAAAAAGTAATCCCTTATGTGGGTTTATGCCTTCGACAAAGCCAAGGCTAAGGATAGCAATAAGAGTCAGAGGAAGCATCTCCTCCCCTTAACCTAACTTGATGCGACCTAGCCTCTCCAAAATCCACGAAGAACTCCTTATCCACATCTAGACCTCCATCTGGATTAGCATTTAGTTTAACCATCCATCCCTTTAAGCCCTCTGGATAGAATTGATTATCCCAAGTACTATATAGGGAATTGGTAACGTAAACTCTTTTTCCGTCCCTACTGATTTCAATCATCTGAGGAGCTCCGGTTAATTTATACCCAGCAGGATGATTAGCTCTATGGAAGATTCCTCCTAGTTTCACTTTGCTGGTTAATACGGGCTTGAAAGGATTGCTAATATCGTACTGTCTTACCTCACCTATTCCCCATAAGCTCAAATAGAGGAACTTATCGTCTAAGCTTATGTCAATATCAGTTACTAGAGGAGGAACCGCCTTGAAAGGCTTTAGTATTTCTGGCAAATCACCCTCTAACGGTTCTGCGGGTATTTCAATTACTTTCTCTGCATTCCATTTACCATCTTCGTAGTACCATAACCAGATTGAACTGCTCAGATCCTTTAGGCTTACTACCATATTTATGAATCCCATGAGTTTAGTTGGGTCATGTAGGGGTCTAAGCTCTAACGCCATCCTATTCTCTTCACCTAATGTTAAGCTGTGTAATCTCTTTCTCTTCCTCAAATCCCAGAAGTGGATCCTATTCCCATACTTATCCTTTAGATGTTCTAGCTTTAGACCGTCTTCAATAGTATTTGGCACTGCCCATTCACTACTCACTAAAACTTCGTTAGGTAAGTTCCACCAAAAGTCGTACGCTAAGTACTGATCTCCTCTGTCTATCTCCCACTTGCCTAAAGGTTCAAAACTGTAATGGTCTAACATTAAAATTCCTCCTGGACCCTCACCGTTTTCATTGCCAAAAGCACTTATGTAGATACCATCTGGCCCACAATGGACTGTGTGGAGCCTAGAATATCCGCTGACTTTTTTGATTTCCTCTGGTTCTATTACCTTAACTATGCTAGGTTCTCTGGGATTGGGTTTGGTATCTATAATGTATATTCTTGATGACCTTAAGGTTGGGACTATCAGAAATCTTCTTTCAACGTTAGGTTTGCCATTTGGACATAATGCTGAACTGCAAGCGTTCCAGCCAAAGTGGTGTAATTCGTCGTTAATGTATGGTAATTCTATTTTGTGGACTATTTTTGAGTAAGTCTCAGACTTTGGGTTTACATCAACTACTGCTATGAAATCTGGCCTATTTATTCCAGTTCCAGTGTATAAGCAAGCAACATAAGCTAAGTCCTCTGGAGGTGATTTCATGGCCATCTTTGGAGATGGATAAAACGTTGGATCTCTTTTGAACGGAACCGCAGTCATTAATTATATTTTGTTATATAATTTATTAAGGTTTATTGTAAGTGCAACAATATCAACTATTTTACACAATTAACTTTTATATTTCTGTTTAATGACTCTGGGTTCCGATTTTAAGTGAAAAAAGGGTTTTATTTTATGATTAGAGATTGTATATATATTCTGTTTATATATACGTATAATTTTCTATATCATAAAAACTACAGATCTAAGAAGAGAGTTAATGTTATGTTTTTAGGTCAAAGTCCTATAAATTTTAATTTTACTTGTTATGAATGTTATAATATCTATATTGATCACGGATTATTATATGGGACGGCTTTCACTCTATATAGAGTAAAAGTATAAGGTATAAATACTAGAGGTTTGTAAAGAGACGGTTTATAGGTTGACTCATTAATCATGCGGTGAAGATACTTCCACCGCCCCTAGACTTCTGCTAACCAAAAGCTTAGAAAACAATATGATAACTACCACAAGAAGAACAAGAAATATCCTCTATAATTACACTCCACCTACTCATACAATATAATTTAGGTTAATGATAACAATAGCTAGTAGAATAGTAGGTAGCGATAACGAAAACGCTGATATGGATTTTCCGCAATATTAATCTTGTTACTGTAGTTAGACTTTTTTCCTACATAAGTTATTAGAGTTTTATGGATTTACAAAATGTATTGGAAAATAGTGATAGGGTATTCAAGTTTTTAGAAGTTAAGATCTTAGAGATAAAGCCAGGTTATTCTAAGATCCAAATTCCTTATAAGGAGGAGTTCTGTAGAAGAGGTAATGTGCTAAACGGTGGGATAATAATGACTGCTATCGATTTTGCAGGAGGTCTAGCTACTTTATCTGTGAATGATGGGATAGACCAAGTTACTCAAGAGTTAAAGATAAACTTTCTTGAGCCTATGTATAAGGGACCGTTTATTGTCGAAGGTAAGGTGGTAAGAAAAGGAAGGACTGCTGTTGTGGTGCAAATAGAGTTTAGGGATAGTGAAGGAAAATTGGGTGCTATAGCTTTAGGCACTTGGTATATAATAAGGGATAGGATAGTTAAAAAGGAATGAGAATAATAGAACTTACATGTTTTTAACTAATTCCCTAATCACTTTCTTATCTAATTTCCCAGTACTAGTTTTGGGTAATTCGTTAATGAAGAGTATCTTATCTGGTATCCACCACTTAGGAAACCTATTTAAGGAGATAAGGTACTCTTTGATCTCGTTTTCTGTAATTTTACCCTCATAATCTTTTTTAGGTACAACAAGGGCTACAGGTCTTTCTCCCCATTTTTCATCCTTAATACCTACAACTGCTGCTTCGAAGACCTTATAATAACTCATTATAGCATTCTCAAGGTCTATGCTAGAAATCCATTCACCGCCACTCTTTATTAAATCTTTAGCCCTATCTACTATTTTTATATTACCATATTTATCAATTGTAACTATATCCCCCGTCCTTAACCAAATTCTGTTGCCAATAGTTCTGAACGTTTCTTTGGTTTTCTCCGCTTCTTTATAATACTCCTTTGCAACCCATGCGCCGCTAACCCATAGTTCTCCAACGCTGCTACCATCCCATGGAAGTTCTTTTTCTTGGTCTAAATTAATTAGCTTCATCTCAATTCCAGGTAAAGGAATTCCTTGACTGCTTATTTTTTCTTGGTCTTGATTGACTGTTGTTATTGCTTCTGTCTCTGTCATTCCCCATGCGTGGTATAATCTAATACCCATTTTGTTAAGTTTCTCTGCTACAATTTTTGGTGGTTCTGCACCACCTGTAACTACGGTCTTTAGTGACGAAATATCATAATTCTCTTTCTCTATAAAATTTAGAAAATCTATCCATATTGTTGGAGCTCCTACTGCAATGGTAACTTTTTCCTTTTCTATTAATTCTGCCAAATCCTTAGACCTGGGCCTAGGGCCAGGTAATACTAGTTTTGCACCTGTCATTAATGCTGAGAATGGTAAATCCCAACCATTTATATGAAACATGGGTACAACTACTAGGATAGAGTCGTTTCTTGATATTCCTACTGCATCTTTAGCTAATAGGGTTAATGAGTGAATGTAAATTGATCTGTGAGTATACATTATCCCTTTAGGTTTTCCGGTTGTTCCAGAAGTGTAACATATAACTGCTTCATCCTTTTCATCTAGAGGAGGAAAATCCTCAATTGGTTTTTGCATGTTTATTGCTTTATCGAAGTTTTCATCTAGATAAAATATTCCACTAAGAGACGTTTTTAATTTATCTATTGCGAACTCTGGCGAGACGAAAGCAAATTTATCCCCTGCGTGGTTGATTACGTATTCAATCTCGTTAGGGTGGAATCTTACGTTTATTGTATGTAGAACATAACCCATGTTTGTTGTGGCGAAATAGAGTTCCAAATGTCTTCTGGTATTCCATTCAATCGAGGCAACTTTATCCCCTTTTTCTAGTTTTAAGCTCTTTAAAAAAGAGGATAATTTTCTTACTCTTAAGGAAAAATCCCTATAACTCATTTTTTCAATTTTGTCAGACCTAGAAACTATCTCACTTTCTGGGTATAGTTTTTCAACTCTCCAAAAAATGTGTTGGATTGTTAAAGGGAAATCATACATATTAAATACTCTTTCTTCTAAAATTTAAATATAACGGGAAAAAATCCCATTTAACTTGAAATTATTTTCTTTACAAGTTCCTTACTTTCATTAAAATCGTAATTTCTAAATAGTTCGATTTTACTTGCCTCAATTGAACCCTCAGCATGTATCATAGTTGTAAGCCAATACCCTACTAAAGAGCTACTTCCAGCTATCTCCTTAGCAAATTTCAGAATTTCGATCCTTTCTTTTCCGTCAATCGCACCTCTTAAATACTTACTTATAACCTCTCCTTCACTACTCCTAAGATCTTCTTCTGAGGGTAAGGTTGAAATTATACCACCAGCTATATCAATTAAATCCTTAACTACTTCATGGAAGTGTGTATTAGTGTATAATTTACCTATATTAGTGAAGATGTAGTTGGGGATTGCAATATCTTCGTCAATCTCTGGGTAAACAGATGAGGCTATGGCTGACATTCTTAGTATTTCTTTGTAAAGTATCATATCTATTATATCATCTCTTACATGCTTCTCATTAGCTATTCCGTTTGCTTCTGCTGAGAGGATTGCTGAACCTAAATAAAGATTTGCCATAGCAGCCCTATAGGAAATTGCAGTAAACCTATGATATGTTGCAAATAACCTAGCTAGAGTCCCCGCAAATTCATATTCTCTAAATAGGAATACTCTATCCCATGGTACAAAGACATTGTCAAAGATTGTCAACGTTTCTAACTCATAATCTTTTACACTTAAGACTGAGGAGGAATTCCCTTCAATCTCATCTATTGGTCTTACAATCATTTTTAATCCGGGTGTATTTGCAGGAACGGCAAAGGCTATAGAGTAATCTTTATCCTCTTCTCCCATAGCCCTAGTTGGTATAACTATAATCTCGTCAGCTACAGCTGCTTGAGTTGTATGAGCTTTTGCACCCCTAACTATAATACCGTCATTTCTCACATCAACTACTCTAACATATAGATCTGGGTCTGACTGTTTTGAGGGTCTTTTTGACCTATCACCCTTAACGTCAGTCTGTGCTGTTGCTAATGTTAAATCGTTTTTTATAACATACTCGTAGTATTTCATAAGTTTGCTGTAATAGTCTTTACCGTATTTTTTATCTAATTTTTTAGTTGTTATCATTAAGGAAAAGAGAGCATCACTACCAATAGCTTGTGAAATATTAAATATACCATTGCAGAAAATAGTCGTATCATACACCAGCTTATGTCTATCCAGTAAGTCTTGAGATGTTCTGGGAATTTTGAAATATTTACTTATTTTACCGTATTGAGGATCGTCATAAAATCTGTTGGGATATTCAAATAATTTTGATGCATGGTGTGCGGATATTTTTAACACTGGGTGTTCAGTAATATCTGAAACGTATTTACCTCGATAGATTACTTTCCTTCCATCATTTAGTGACTTTAAGAAATCTTCCTTAGTTCTCATATTTGATAATTTCATGAGGAGTTATATAAATCTACATAGTTAGGTTATAAATTCCCGTTAAGATGAGCTGTGGATAAGAATTGATTATGAATCCTATCAGTTAGGGAGCTTTTTTATCTGGCTAACTAAAATACTAAATACTTTCGAGTATTGCATTTTTACCCATTTTCAATGTTCTTTCAGTCTTGATATGGATTTTGTAATTTACTTTCTTAAGAATCTTAAGTATCTTTATAAATAAGCAGAATTTATCTCAGTTATTTACTTACTTAAATTAAGAACATATTAATTGATAAAAGCTTTTTTAAACCCTATTATAATACTTTTACTTATGTTAGAGAGTTCAGAAGGTCCTTACTTTGAAGATTTTAAGATAGGGCAAAGGTTTAAAAGTAAGATAGGAAGGACATTAACAGATGTTGATAATATTTGGTTCACTCTCTTAACTAATAACAGTAATCAGATACATTTTAATAAGGATTATACTGAGAAATACTTTCAAGGAGAACCCTTTAAGGGAAGGTTAGTAGTAAATGGCTTTTTAACTTTAGCAATAGTTGCAGGAATGCTTGTTGAACAAACTAGCCAAAACGGT from Sulfolobus sp. S-194 encodes the following:
- a CDS encoding aromatic ring-hydroxylating dioxygenase subunit alpha, with the translated sequence MSLNVLLRKVKESFSSNNYEIPLKLINDYNIYEMELEKVFSRSWIFLGFTEEIPNEGDYMVRYIGPDPFIVIRGDDGKIRAFFNSCRHRGSIICTNEYGNTNKFTCPYHGWSYDIRGRLIGVPLRDKIYKNLDMNKWGLLEIYVQFYENLIFASINPEVELYDYLGEARYYLDIIFKLTGGMKPVNVPIRFIADFNWKIGAENFSEDRLHTLTTHKSVVDFGLASPISRFGYISPGKDEVSIADLKTVSGKFIGAFGFRFAPGEHIRGYFGFNINSSSLKDDPRIDVLKRVSHTVFTIFPNLSGFISADSTDDPTSTKPRYPVSLLRLWNPIAPDKTEVWTWVIVPRETSDEIAKRVYEITLSHFGPSGAAEEDDVSIWRGITKVAGGYFSRHAVTNLKAGSEKDLPRLENWNGPGIVRPTQFHEECQRTFWKAWIERMVEE
- a CDS encoding aromatic-ring-hydroxylating dioxygenase subunit beta is translated as MNPIELFYKAYNFEIMEAEILDEENYDSWLKLLDEDFEYVVALGNFIQGKKLSFEKNSQLFKADKNKWRVFIDRLKSDYGWAYQYSQTRLRRIVSNIRIADFSEDKKIINVNNNIIVLRINGEEQVQQPIIISGKREDSLALHNDEIRLKKRIVYLDHSSYPSYNLYFPL
- a CDS encoding MFS transporter, which produces MFMKSLIDLSRPKRIIRIIPIVFFLYLINFLDRVNISYAIDARMFQYLGVSSSQVGIVASLASALFFVGYFIPQIFSNLGINRYGVRKIFAIAFTAWGIITILTGFVTAVVQVYVLRFLLGIAEGPFYAGVIFYLSIWFLKPERATANSLFNAAIPISGIIGGLIAGSIFAVYGDYPGWRYLFWYEGILALIGALIAYFLLTDFPKDAKWLSEEEREALERAKAEEEVEKVKVSWVSALAHRDVILLAIVYFLGVTSLYGYSIWLPSIISAIAKVNASIASFLSVIPYVIASISLIIIAWYADKHQNHKIITSIVFVIAGLGLALSAATESIFIISFILFAIAAIGIYSFIATFWAVPQKFLHGDAAAAAIGLINAVGNLGGIAGPIIVGFLKSYTGSFVDGVYAMALFSFLAGIVMILVKKE
- a CDS encoding class I SAM-dependent methyltransferase, which codes for MTVDFGIYHHSTKEESESLRKVIRQLFINAFMKIGIHKYREIRVLDVGCGLGFLSYVVADYFPRARVLGIDTFEDSSLPGSSIEKAKENMCKLKIDNRVTFKSLSVLDITPDLGYFDLVVSNLVLHNLGEKRFEAYEKISKVMDNNSFFINGDLFMGEFEKMFQIDMSRINKTFQLQYYDKIKLSSSIAYYLTVLKLKV
- a CDS encoding selenium-binding family protein, which encodes MTAVPFKRDPTFYPSPKMAMKSPPEDLAYVACLYTGTGINRPDFIAVVDVNPKSETYSKIVHKIELPYINDELHHFGWNACSSALCPNGKPNVERRFLIVPTLRSSRIYIIDTKPNPREPSIVKVIEPEEIKKVSGYSRLHTVHCGPDGIYISAFGNENGEGPGGILMLDHYSFEPLGKWEIDRGDQYLAYDFWWNLPNEVLVSSEWAVPNTIEDGLKLEHLKDKYGNRIHFWDLRKRKRLHSLTLGEENRMALELRPLHDPTKLMGFINMVVSLKDLSSSIWLWYYEDGKWNAEKVIEIPAEPLEGDLPEILKPFKAVPPLVTDIDISLDDKFLYLSLWGIGEVRQYDISNPFKPVLTSKVKLGGIFHRANHPAGYKLTGAPQMIEISRDGKRVYVTNSLYSTWDNQFYPEGLKGWMVKLNANPDGGLDVDKEFFVDFGEARSHQVRLRGGDASSDSYCYP
- a CDS encoding PaaI family thioesterase, with the protein product MDLQNVLENSDRVFKFLEVKILEIKPGYSKIQIPYKEEFCRRGNVLNGGIIMTAIDFAGGLATLSVNDGIDQVTQELKINFLEPMYKGPFIVEGKVVRKGRTAVVVQIEFRDSEGKLGAIALGTWYIIRDRIVKKE
- a CDS encoding long-chain fatty acid--CoA ligase, whose product is MYDFPLTIQHIFWRVEKLYPESEIVSRSDKIEKMSYRDFSLRVRKLSSFLKSLKLEKGDKVASIEWNTRRHLELYFATTNMGYVLHTINVRFHPNEIEYVINHAGDKFAFVSPEFAIDKLKTSLSGIFYLDENFDKAINMQKPIEDFPPLDEKDEAVICYTSGTTGKPKGIMYTHRSIYIHSLTLLAKDAVGISRNDSILVVVPMFHINGWDLPFSALMTGAKLVLPGPRPRSKDLAELIEKEKVTIAVGAPTIWIDFLNFIEKENYDISSLKTVVTGGAEPPKIVAEKLNKMGIRLYHAWGMTETEAITTVNQDQEKISSQGIPLPGIEMKLINLDQEKELPWDGSSVGELWVSGAWVAKEYYKEAEKTKETFRTIGNRIWLRTGDIVTIDKYGNIKIVDRAKDLIKSGGEWISSIDLENAIMSYYKVFEAAVVGIKDEKWGERPVALVVPKKDYEGKITENEIKEYLISLNRFPKWWIPDKILFINELPKTSTGKLDKKVIRELVKNM
- a CDS encoding 4-hydroxyphenylacetate 3-hydroxylase N-terminal domain-containing protein, which gives rise to MRTKEDFLKSLNDGRKVIYRGKYVSDITEHPVLKISAHHASKLFEYPNRFYDDPQYGKISKYFKIPRTSQDLLDRHKLVYDTTIFCNGIFNISQAIGSDALFSLMITTKKLDKKYGKDYYSKLMKYYEYVIKNDLTLATAQTDVKGDRSKRPSKQSDPDLYVRVVDVRNDGIIVRGAKAHTTQAAVADEIIVIPTRAMGEEDKDYSIAFAVPANTPGLKMIVRPIDEIEGNSSSVLSVKDYELETLTIFDNVFVPWDRVFLFREYEFAGTLARLFATYHRFTAISYRAAMANLYLGSAILSAEANGIANEKHVRDDIIDMILYKEILRMSAIASSVYPEIDEDIAIPNYIFTNIGKLYTNTHFHEVVKDLIDIAGGIISTLPSEEDLRSSEGEVISKYLRGAIDGKERIEILKFAKEIAGSSSLVGYWLTTMIHAEGSIEASKIELFRNYDFNESKELVKKIISS
- a CDS encoding MaoC family dehydratase, with translation MLESSEGPYFEDFKIGQRFKSKIGRTLTDVDNIWFTLLTNNSNQIHFNKDYTEKYFQGEPFKGRLVVNGFLTLAIVAGMLVEQTSQNGFMLGIENVKFLNPVFSGDTIYAEAEVIKVRESKSRPGFGIVKIRTWGYNQKGEKVVEFDRVFMVRKRGASWTGEKKE